A section of the Kribbella voronezhensis genome encodes:
- a CDS encoding endonuclease/exonuclease/phosphatase family protein: protein MTGMRVLTYNILSRDHADGPRREKVLRAGIAALQPDVVALQEVTRSEHLDQARELLGPEYTIVDHPSQPPDPVGACLASRWPLGAVHSLDLHVTPQAGGLPWAAVVAVEVQAPDPLGAVLVVHYKPNWQLTSEYVRERQAVTAARWIEELVGVRADLPVVLLGDFDADAQAASIRFWTGRQSLDELSVRYEDAWESGHRDEPGHTFSPANPLVPAGEMKLERGRRIDYIMVRSGIHGPLLDVRDCRIVFDEPVDGVWVSDHFGLFAELVRPDRPVGEWD, encoded by the coding sequence ATGACCGGGATGCGGGTGCTGACGTACAACATCTTGTCTCGCGATCATGCGGACGGGCCCCGGCGGGAGAAGGTGCTCCGCGCCGGGATCGCAGCTCTGCAGCCGGATGTCGTGGCGCTGCAGGAAGTCACCCGGAGCGAGCACCTCGACCAGGCGCGCGAACTGCTCGGCCCGGAGTACACGATCGTCGATCACCCGTCGCAGCCACCCGACCCGGTGGGTGCTTGTCTGGCAAGTCGGTGGCCGCTGGGTGCCGTGCACAGTCTCGACCTGCACGTCACCCCGCAGGCGGGCGGCCTGCCATGGGCAGCTGTGGTCGCGGTCGAAGTGCAGGCGCCGGATCCGCTCGGGGCCGTTCTGGTCGTTCATTACAAACCGAACTGGCAGCTGACGAGCGAGTACGTCCGCGAACGCCAAGCCGTCACCGCCGCCCGCTGGATCGAGGAGCTGGTCGGTGTCCGGGCTGATCTCCCGGTCGTGCTGCTCGGTGATTTCGACGCGGACGCGCAGGCGGCCAGCATCCGATTCTGGACCGGCCGTCAGTCGCTCGACGAGCTGAGTGTGCGTTACGAGGACGCTTGGGAGAGTGGACACCGCGACGAACCCGGTCACACCTTCAGCCCGGCCAATCCCTTGGTGCCGGCCGGGGAGATGAAACTCGAGCGCGGCCGCCGGATCGACTACATCATGGTCCGCTCCGGCATCCACGGACCACTGCTCGACGTGCGCGACTGCCGGATCGTGTTCGACGAACCGGTCGACGGTGTGTGGGTCAGCGACCACTTCGGGCTGTTCGCCGAACTGGTTCGGCCCGATCGGCCCGTCGGTGAGTGGGACTGA
- a CDS encoding Hsp20/alpha crystallin family protein: MRTDPFREFDRLAQQFFGSQAPGTWSRPTPMPMDAYRHGDEYVVSFDLPGISPDAIELDVERNVLTVKAERRPLELGDDVEVQVAERPLGAFSRQLFLGDTLDADNIQANYEAGVLTLKIPVAEQAKPRKISITATDSGDRKEINA, encoded by the coding sequence ATGCGCACTGACCCGTTCCGTGAGTTCGACCGGCTGGCCCAGCAGTTCTTCGGCAGCCAGGCACCGGGCACGTGGTCGCGGCCGACCCCGATGCCGATGGACGCCTACCGCCACGGCGACGAGTACGTCGTCTCCTTCGATCTGCCCGGTATCTCGCCGGACGCCATCGAGCTCGACGTCGAACGCAACGTCCTCACGGTGAAGGCCGAACGCCGGCCGCTCGAGCTCGGCGACGACGTCGAGGTCCAGGTCGCCGAACGCCCGCTCGGGGCGTTCTCGCGGCAGCTGTTCCTCGGCGACACCCTCGACGCGGACAACATCCAGGCGAACTACGAGGCCGGCGTCCTCACCTTGAAGATCCCGGTCGCCGAGCAGGCGAAACCGCGCAAGATCTCGATCACCGCGACCGACAGCGGTGACCGCAAGGAGATCAACGCCTGA
- a CDS encoding carbohydrate ABC transporter permease — protein MTLTISPPATPETPLTEPRRPLRRTGFSVRRTLAYLLLGLLSVAVLVPFAWMVSSSLKLDADVFSVPVRWIPAEFHWQNFTSIWSRIPLLTYLRNSVFLSLTITALQVLTGSFAAYGFAKVRFPGRDALFLAYIATIAVPWQAYMVPQYVIMQKAGLVNTHLSLILLQAFSAFGVFLMRQYYLTIPDELSEAARLDGLSEYGIWARIILPLSKPALASLALLTFVNTWNDYMGPFIYLTDNNLWTIQLGLRSFVGLYDAEYAMIMTGSVLSVLPILVIFLLGQKYFVQGIATSGMK, from the coding sequence ATGACCTTGACGATCTCACCACCGGCGACGCCGGAGACGCCGCTCACCGAGCCGCGGCGGCCGCTTCGCCGGACGGGGTTCTCGGTACGGCGTACGCTCGCCTACCTGCTGCTCGGGCTGCTCTCGGTGGCGGTCCTGGTGCCGTTCGCCTGGATGGTCTCGTCGTCGCTGAAGCTCGACGCGGACGTCTTCAGCGTGCCGGTCCGATGGATCCCGGCCGAGTTCCACTGGCAGAACTTCACCTCGATCTGGTCGCGGATCCCGCTGCTCACGTATCTGCGCAACTCGGTGTTCCTCAGCCTGACGATCACCGCGTTGCAGGTGCTGACCGGAAGCTTCGCGGCGTACGGGTTCGCGAAGGTGCGGTTCCCGGGCCGGGACGCGTTGTTCCTCGCCTACATCGCGACGATCGCGGTGCCCTGGCAGGCGTACATGGTTCCGCAGTACGTGATCATGCAGAAGGCCGGGCTGGTGAACACGCACCTGTCGCTGATCCTGCTGCAGGCGTTCAGCGCGTTCGGGGTGTTCCTGATGCGGCAGTACTACCTGACCATTCCCGACGAGCTGAGCGAGGCGGCGCGGCTGGACGGGCTGAGCGAGTACGGCATCTGGGCCCGGATCATCCTGCCGTTGTCGAAGCCGGCGCTGGCGAGCCTCGCGCTGCTCACGTTCGTCAACACCTGGAACGACTACATGGGACCGTTCATCTACCTGACCGACAACAACCTGTGGACGATCCAGCTGGGGCTGCGCTCGTTCGTCGGCCTGTACGACGCCGAGTACGCGATGATCATGACCGGCTCGGTGTTGTCCGTGCTGCCGATCCTGGTGATCTTCCTGCTCGGCCAGAAGTACTTCGTGCAGGGCATCGCGACGAGTGGGATGAAGTGA
- a CDS encoding alpha/beta fold hydrolase, whose product MANDSKPTIVLVHGAFAESGGWGPVVERLQGEGHTVIAAANPLRSVAYDAAQVRALVDTIDGPVVLVGHSYGGMVISKAGAGAENVTALVYVAGFAPEAGESAAALSSQFPGSSLGETLRPVPLPDGNQDMYVAQELYRGQFAADVPEETTRLMAATQRPITVAALNEPAEGLQAWASVPSFFLIAEADKNIPLAAHRFMAERAKGEVVSIEGASHAVFASQPAEVADLILRAARTGVQ is encoded by the coding sequence ATGGCGAACGACAGCAAGCCGACGATTGTTCTGGTGCATGGGGCGTTTGCGGAGTCGGGCGGGTGGGGGCCGGTCGTCGAGCGGCTGCAGGGTGAGGGGCACACGGTGATCGCGGCGGCGAATCCGTTGCGGTCGGTGGCGTACGACGCGGCGCAGGTGCGGGCGCTGGTCGACACGATCGACGGGCCCGTCGTGCTGGTCGGGCATTCCTACGGTGGAATGGTGATCAGTAAGGCCGGCGCGGGTGCGGAGAACGTCACGGCACTGGTGTACGTCGCCGGGTTCGCACCCGAGGCCGGCGAATCCGCGGCGGCATTGTCGAGCCAGTTCCCGGGCAGTTCGCTCGGCGAGACGTTGCGGCCGGTGCCACTCCCGGACGGCAACCAGGACATGTACGTGGCGCAGGAGTTGTACCGCGGGCAGTTCGCCGCCGACGTACCGGAGGAGACCACCCGGCTGATGGCTGCCACCCAGCGGCCGATCACCGTCGCCGCGCTGAACGAGCCGGCCGAGGGACTGCAGGCCTGGGCGTCGGTCCCGAGCTTCTTCCTGATCGCCGAGGCGGACAAGAACATCCCGCTCGCCGCGCATCGCTTCATGGCCGAGCGCGCCAAGGGCGAGGTCGTCAGCATCGAGGGCGCTTCGCACGCGGTGTTCGCCTCTCAGCCAGCCGAGGTTGCGGACCTGATCCTCCGCGCGGCCCGCACCGGCGTGCAGTAG
- a CDS encoding GAF and ANTAR domain-containing protein yields the protein MELSEFAELMTTVADSLRQQGDVDSTLALITAGAVEAIPGVTHASLSVAGKNGTIQTLTPTDEVADLADRTQYELRQGPCVEAALNAQVVQADDLGSDSRWPLYGPKAADLGLRSQLSFQFRADPLVRGALNLYADEPAAFGPDARYLGAMFANWVAVLLGWNSQGTSLSRALESRGEIGTAVGILMERYRLDQQRAFAFLVRTSQTQNVKLREIAAGIVTRTSAHAA from the coding sequence ATGGAACTGTCTGAGTTTGCTGAACTGATGACGACCGTCGCCGACTCGTTGCGTCAGCAGGGCGATGTCGACAGCACCCTCGCGCTGATCACCGCCGGCGCTGTGGAGGCAATCCCCGGTGTGACCCACGCCAGCCTCTCGGTGGCCGGCAAGAACGGCACGATCCAGACCCTGACTCCCACGGACGAGGTCGCCGACCTCGCCGACCGTACGCAGTACGAACTCCGGCAAGGGCCGTGCGTCGAGGCCGCGCTGAACGCGCAGGTGGTCCAGGCCGACGACCTGGGGAGCGATTCCCGCTGGCCGCTGTACGGGCCGAAGGCCGCCGACCTCGGCCTGCGGTCCCAACTGTCGTTCCAGTTCCGCGCCGATCCGTTGGTCCGCGGCGCGCTGAACCTGTACGCCGACGAGCCGGCGGCCTTCGGACCGGACGCACGCTACCTCGGCGCCATGTTCGCCAACTGGGTGGCGGTGCTGCTCGGCTGGAACAGCCAGGGAACAAGCTTGTCCCGCGCCCTCGAAAGCAGGGGCGAGATCGGGACGGCCGTCGGAATCCTGATGGAGCGCTACCGGCTCGATCAGCAGCGCGCCTTCGCCTTCCTGGTCCGCACTTCCCAGACACAGAACGTCAAACTCCGCGAGATCGCCGCCGGCATCGTCACCCGAACCTCCGCCCATGCGGCTTGA
- a CDS encoding glycoside hydrolase family 43 protein: MKASRSVRGVALVSAALAVLGLITAPISSASEKYSSFRPGLEWRDTDGQVIQAHGGQVVPATDEDGRRIWYWYGEDRSNGYYDSPGVHVYSSYDLYNWKNDGLALRTMSSPDQFDDKYFGKLYKKYSAAQKEIVWRDLSTNSVRTDGWAKPSILERPKVIYNKATRKWVMWVHSDGPSSPTSTSTYARAEAGVAIADSPKGPFRWVDSYRLNHVPTDSVPWCGTGSSFDPAGGMARDMNLFVDDDGTAYIIYASEENRTMYISKLNHDYTYLSARPENAVQGKDFVRTLVCNQREAPAMFKSDGRYYLITSGATGWDANPARYATSENILGQFTDQGSPISGPGAANTFSSQSTSVIPYDQKQNKFIFMGDRWTPDSLATAPYVWMPMSFGEGGSLSIGPDQEWRLGDLPAYQRWTVDTQLPDHVALGDTSTLPASVSVKTGSVSKQVAVTWDASTVARPGPANVRGTLADGRTFTRAIVVVPQGLRYAVNAGGVATTDWQTLTKAAGSLLNSSPEQPLGVDPATGKTWGYTGASAPAGPASGDLYSTLRYAKNHEPLVYTFEGLEPGTYTVHAGYFDPWPWANRAAQVTINGSVVDQQRLFTGTNEAAAYHDVPVGPDGKVTVTIAPTRSPDIQVSWLMIARS; the protein is encoded by the coding sequence ATGAAAGCATCCAGATCGGTCCGCGGCGTCGCCTTGGTGAGCGCTGCCCTCGCAGTACTCGGCCTGATCACGGCGCCGATCAGTTCCGCTTCGGAGAAGTACAGCTCGTTCCGTCCCGGTCTCGAATGGCGCGACACCGACGGCCAGGTCATCCAGGCCCATGGGGGACAGGTCGTACCGGCGACCGACGAGGACGGCCGTCGGATCTGGTACTGGTACGGCGAGGACCGCAGCAACGGGTACTACGACAGCCCGGGTGTCCACGTCTACTCGTCGTACGACCTCTACAACTGGAAGAACGACGGGCTCGCCCTGCGCACGATGAGCTCGCCGGACCAGTTCGACGACAAGTACTTCGGCAAGCTCTACAAGAAGTACTCCGCCGCGCAGAAGGAGATCGTCTGGCGGGACCTGTCGACCAACAGCGTCCGGACCGACGGCTGGGCGAAGCCCTCGATCCTCGAGCGGCCGAAGGTGATCTACAACAAGGCCACCCGCAAGTGGGTCATGTGGGTGCACTCCGACGGGCCTTCGTCGCCGACCAGCACGTCGACGTACGCGCGGGCCGAGGCCGGCGTGGCGATCGCGGACTCGCCGAAGGGCCCGTTCCGCTGGGTGGACTCGTACCGGCTGAACCACGTGCCGACCGATTCCGTGCCCTGGTGCGGCACCGGCTCCTCGTTCGACCCGGCCGGCGGGATGGCGCGGGACATGAACCTGTTCGTGGACGACGACGGTACGGCGTACATCATCTACGCGTCCGAAGAGAACCGGACGATGTACATCTCGAAGCTGAACCACGACTACACCTACCTGTCCGCGCGGCCGGAGAATGCCGTGCAGGGCAAGGACTTCGTGCGAACGCTGGTGTGCAACCAGCGCGAGGCGCCGGCCATGTTCAAGTCCGACGGCCGGTACTACCTGATCACCTCGGGTGCGACCGGCTGGGACGCGAACCCGGCCAGGTACGCGACCTCGGAGAACATCCTCGGCCAGTTCACCGACCAGGGCAGCCCGATCAGCGGACCGGGCGCGGCGAACACGTTCAGCTCGCAGAGCACCAGCGTGATTCCTTACGACCAGAAGCAGAACAAGTTCATCTTCATGGGCGACCGGTGGACGCCGGACTCGCTGGCGACCGCGCCGTACGTGTGGATGCCGATGTCGTTCGGCGAGGGCGGCAGTCTCTCGATCGGCCCGGATCAGGAGTGGCGGCTCGGCGACCTCCCGGCGTACCAGCGGTGGACCGTCGACACGCAGCTTCCCGATCACGTGGCACTGGGGGACACGAGCACGCTGCCGGCCAGTGTGAGTGTCAAGACAGGCTCGGTGTCGAAGCAGGTGGCCGTGACCTGGGACGCCTCGACCGTCGCCCGGCCGGGACCGGCGAACGTCCGCGGCACACTGGCGGACGGGCGGACCTTCACCCGCGCGATCGTCGTGGTACCGCAGGGCCTGCGGTACGCCGTCAACGCCGGTGGCGTGGCGACCACGGACTGGCAGACCCTGACGAAGGCGGCCGGGTCGCTGTTGAACTCGAGCCCTGAGCAGCCGCTCGGGGTGGATCCGGCGACGGGGAAGACCTGGGGTTACACCGGCGCGAGTGCACCCGCCGGTCCGGCGAGCGGCGATCTCTACAGCACGCTGCGGTACGCCAAGAACCACGAGCCGCTCGTCTACACCTTCGAAGGGCTCGAGCCGGGAACCTACACCGTGCACGCGGGCTATTTCGATCCGTGGCCGTGGGCGAACCGTGCCGCGCAGGTGACGATCAACGGTTCGGTCGTCGACCAGCAACGCCTCTTCACGGGAACCAACGAGGCGGCGGCTTACCACGACGTACCGGTCGGTCCCGACGGCAAGGTCACCGTCACGATCGCCCCGACCCGCTCACCGGACATCCAGGTCAGCTGGTTGATGATCGCGCGCAGCTGA
- a CDS encoding carbohydrate ABC transporter permease, with the protein MTTPVSAPASGPASGLASGPGPAAAAAPRRVRRRSRTWVGWSFILPNFLGFAALTLVPVIASLVLSFLDWDSYSTPRWVGLANFERMIHNDTFWTALENTAYYAVGHVPLTLCAALGFAVLLNQKLKAVQFFRTALFFPYITSLVAVAVVWNMLLSPDMGPVNQFLRAVGIDHPPGWTTSTTWAMPAVIVASVWRDLGYYMILYLAGLQTIPAELYEAAEVDGASGWQRFRHITLPSLRPTTFFVLIMLTISSFKVFDLIQVMTEGGPGRATLVLSQVIYREGIVQGRFGYSSAVSMVLFVIVLTITMVQFRLQRRSER; encoded by the coding sequence ATGACCACCCCTGTGTCCGCCCCTGCGTCCGGGCCCGCGTCCGGGCTTGCCTCCGGCCCGGGGCCGGCCGCCGCGGCCGCGCCGCGGCGGGTCCGGCGTCGCAGCCGGACCTGGGTCGGCTGGAGCTTCATCCTGCCGAACTTCCTCGGCTTCGCCGCGCTGACCCTGGTGCCGGTGATCGCCTCGCTCGTGTTGTCCTTCCTGGACTGGGACTCCTACAGCACGCCCCGCTGGGTCGGGCTGGCCAACTTCGAGCGGATGATCCACAACGACACCTTCTGGACCGCGCTGGAGAACACCGCGTACTACGCCGTCGGGCACGTCCCCCTGACGTTGTGCGCAGCCCTCGGCTTCGCAGTACTGCTCAACCAGAAGCTGAAGGCGGTGCAGTTCTTCCGGACCGCGTTGTTCTTCCCCTACATCACTTCGCTGGTCGCGGTGGCGGTGGTGTGGAACATGCTGCTCAGCCCGGACATGGGCCCGGTGAACCAGTTCCTGCGGGCGGTCGGCATCGACCACCCGCCGGGCTGGACCACCTCGACCACCTGGGCGATGCCCGCGGTGATCGTGGCCAGCGTGTGGCGCGACCTCGGCTACTACATGATCCTGTACCTCGCCGGGCTGCAGACGATCCCGGCCGAGTTGTACGAGGCGGCCGAGGTCGACGGGGCGAGCGGCTGGCAGCGGTTCCGCCACATCACGCTGCCGTCGCTGCGGCCGACCACGTTCTTCGTGCTGATCATGCTGACCATCTCCAGTTTCAAGGTGTTCGACCTGATCCAGGTGATGACCGAGGGCGGCCCGGGCCGCGCGACGCTGGTGCTGTCGCAGGTGATCTACCGCGAGGGCATCGTCCAGGGCCGGTTCGGCTACTCGTCGGCGGTGTCGATGGTGCTGTTCGTGATCGTGCTGACGATCACCATGGTCCAGTTCCGGCTGCAGCGAAGGAGCGAGCGATGA